A section of the Humulus lupulus chromosome 2, drHumLupu1.1, whole genome shotgun sequence genome encodes:
- the LOC133817205 gene encoding golgin candidate 6 isoform X5, whose product MDLVSGYKGVVGLVFGNENSGSNEDSYVERLLDRISNGKLAEDRRNALVELQSVVAENRAAQLAFGAMGFPVLMSVLKEERDDVEMIRGALETLVSALTPIGHVKAQKNEVQPELMNADLLSREADSISLLLSLLAEDDFYVRYYTLQILTALLTNSPNRLQEAILTIPRGITRLMDMLMDREVIRNEALLLLTYLTREAEEIQKIVVFEGAFEKLFSIIKEEGGSDGGVVVQDCLELLNNLLRSNASNQILLRETIGFDPLLSILKLRGVSYSFTQQKTINLLSVLETVNLLIMGGSEADPGKEANRLTNKATLVQKKVLDHLLMLGVESQWAPVAVRCSALKCIGDLIRGHPKNLEALASKTLGEGLQEPALNSILRIILRTSSTQEFVAADYVFKSFCEENADGQAMLASTLIPQPYPMAHAPIEEDVNMSFGSMLLRGFTLSESEGDLETCCRAASVLSYVLKDNIQCKERVLKIELEAPMQSLGSSEPLMHRMVKYLALASSMKNRDGKSNGARNAYVQPIILKLLVTWLVDCPSAVNCFLDSRAHLTYLLELLANESEPVCTRGLAAVILGECVICNKSIESGKDAFSLVDTVSQKVGLTSYFLKFEEMQKSYHFATASSAQPRKTLSRSTAASMADIEDVDESYSPDGKNEDHPIMSSIFDTLFVTLVKRLEADIREAIIDVYSHPKSKVAVVPAELEQKSGESDAEYIKRLKAFVEKQCNEIQDLLSRNSVLAEDLAKSGGGSHSQTEPRASGALDRVQVEKLRRDLQETSQRLELLKSEKAKTESESSMYQNLAAKMESDLKSLSDAYNSLEQANFLLEKEVKALRSGAGGSSTIPDIEAIKAEAKEEAQKESEAELNDLLVCLGQEQSRVERLSARLLELGEDVDQLLEGIGDDAGLADDDDDEDEEEE is encoded by the exons ATGGATTTGGTATCTGGATATAAG GGCGTTGTTGGTCTGGTTTTCGGTAATGAGAACTCCGGTTCAAATGAAGATAG CTATGTTGAACGATTGCTTGACCGAATAAGCAATGGTAAGCTGGCAGAGGACAGGAGGAACGCTTTGGTTGAGCTTCAGTCTGTTGTGGCAGAAAATCGTGCTGCACAATTGGCATTTGGTGCAATGG GCTTCCCTGTTCTGATGAGCGTGTTAAAGGAAGAACGTGATGATGTAGAAATG ATCCGAGGTGCTCTAGAAACTCTTGTAAGTGCCTTGACTCCTATTGGCCATGTGAAAGCACAAAAAAATGAGGTTCAACCTGAGTTAATGAACGCGGATTTGCTTTCCAGAGAGGCAGACAGCATTTCACTTCTTCTGAGTTTGTTG GCCGAGGATGATTTTTATGTTCGATATTATACTCTTCAAATCTTGACAGCTCTTCTCACAAACTCTCCTAACAG ATTACAGGAAGCCATTCTCACGATTCCTCGTGGTATAACACGTTTGATGGATATGCTTATGGATCGTGAG GTTATACGAAATGAGGCTTTACTACTTCTTACTTACTTGACCCGGGAAGCTGAG GAAATTCAAAAAATTGTGGTCTTTGAAGGTGCATTTGAGAAACTTTTTAGCATTATTAAAGAGGAAGGGGGTTCAGATGGTGGTGTTGTCGTGCAG GATTGTCTTGAATTGTTAAACAATCTTCTCCGTAGCAATGCATCCAATCAG ATACTGTTGAGGGAGACAATAGGCTTTGATCCCTTATTGTCAATTTTGAAGCTACGAGGAGTTAGTTATAGTTTCACCCAACAAAAG ACAATTAATCTACTCAGCGTGTTAGAAAccgttaatttattaattatgggAGGTTCAGAGGCTGATCCTGGGAAAGAAGCAAACAGGTTGACAAATAAGGCAACCCTTGTTCAG AAAAAAGTATTGGACCATCTTCTAATGTTGGGTGTTGAAAGCCAGTGGgcacctgttgctgttcgatgttCG GCATTAAAATGCATTGGTGATCTTATACGTGGGCATCCTAAAAATCTTGAGGCTCTTGCAAGCAAAACTCTTGGTGAAGGACTGCAAGAACCTGCTCTTAATTCGATTCTTCGGATAATCTTGAGGACTTCCAGTACACAAGAGTTCGTTGCAGCTGATTATGTTTTTAAAAGCTTTTGCGAG GAAAATGCGGATGGTCAAGCAATGTTGGCATCCACATTAATCCCTCAACCATACCCCATGGCTCATGCTCCTATTGAGGAGGATGTAAACATGTCATTTGGAAG CATGCTGCTACGAGGTTTTACTTTGAGTGAAAGTGAGGGAGATCTTGAG ACTTGCTGCAGAGCCGCTAGTGTTCTTTCTTATGTACTCAAGGACAATATCCAGTGCAAGGAAAGG GTTTTAAAAATTGAACTCGAGGCACCCATGCAATCTCTAGGTTCTTCTGAGCCTCTAATGCACCGCATGGTAAAATATTTGGCTCTTGCCTCTTCCATGAAAAACAGAGATGGAAAGTCTAATGGGGCTAGGAATGCATATGTTCAACCTATTATTTTGAAATTGCTAGTCACCTGGCTTGTTGACTGCCCAAGTGCAGTGAACTGTTTTCTAGATTCACGAGCCCACCTTACATATTTGCTCGAGTTGTTGGCAAATGAATCTGAACCAGTGTGCACAAGGGGGTTGGCTGCTGTTATATTGGGAGAATGTGTGATTTGCAATAAATCAATTGAGAGTGGTAAAGATGCTTTTTCACTAGTTGATACAGTAAGCCAGAAAGTTGGACTTACATCATACTTTCTGAAGTTTGAAGAGATGCAAAAAAGCTACCATTTTGCTACCGCAAGCTCCGCCCAGCCGCGTAAAACACTGAGTAGATCTACTGCCGCTAGTATGGCAGACATTGAAGATGTTGATGAGAGTTACTCGCCTGATGGGAAAAATGAAGATCATCCCATAATGTCATCAATATTTGACACCCTTTTCGTGACCCTGGTTAAGAGACTGGAGGCAGATATTAGGGAAGCAATTATAGATGTTTACAGTCATCCGAAGAGCAAGGTGGCTGTAGTGCCTGCTGAATTGGAACAGAAGAGTGGGGAAAGCGATGCAGAGTACATCAAAAGGCTGAAAGCATTTGTGGAGAAGCAATGCAATGAGATACAG GATCTTCTTAGCCGGAATTCTGTTTTGGCGGAGGACCTGGCGAAGTCTGGAGGGGGAAGTCACTCCCAAACTGAGCCTAGAGCGAGTGGAGCCTTAGACAGGGTCCAAGTAGAGAAACTTAGACGAGATCTTCAAGAAACATCTCAACGGTTGGAGTTGCTCAAATCGGAAAAAGCCAAGACTGAGTCAGAGTCATCCATGTACCAGAATTTAGCTGCCAAGATGGAATCTGATCTGAAGAGCCTATCAGATGCTTACAATAGTCTTGAGCAGGCAAATTTCCTTTTGGAAAAAGAGGTGAAAGCATTAAGAAgcggagcaggagggtcttcaaCGATTCCAGATATCGAGGCAATAAAGGCCGAAGCAAAGGAAGAAGCTCAAAAGGAGAGTGAAGCAGAGCTCAACGATTTGCTGGTGTGCCTTGGGCAAGAACAGAGTAGAGTGGAGAGACTAAGTGCAAGGCTATTGGAGTTGGGAGAGGATGTGGACCAACTGCTTGAAGGTATCGGCGATGATGCTGGACTTGCAGACGATGATGACGATGAAGATGAGGAAGAAGAATGA
- the LOC133817205 gene encoding golgin candidate 6 isoform X9, with amino-acid sequence MRTPVQMKIGFPVLMSVLKEERDDVEMIRGALETLVSALTPIGHVKAQKNEVQPELMNADLLSREADSISLLLSLLAEDDFYVRYYTLQILTALLTNSPNRLQEAILTIPRGITRLMDMLMDREVIRNEALLLLTYLTREAEEIQKIVVFEGAFEKLFSIIKEEGGSDGGVVVQDCLELLNNLLRSNASNQILLRETIGFDPLLSILKLRGVSYSFTQQKTINLLSVLETVNLLIMGGSEADPGKEANRLTNKATLVQKKVLDHLLMLGVESQWAPVAVRCSALKCIGDLIRGHPKNLEALASKTLGEGLQEPALNSILRIILRTSSTQEFVAADYVFKSFCEENADGQAMLASTLIPQPYPMAHAPIEEDVNMSFGSMLLRGFTLSESEGDLETCCRAASVLSYVLKDNIQCKERVLKIELEAPMQSLGSSEPLMHRMVKYLALASSMKNRDGKSNGARNAYVQPIILKLLVTWLVDCPSAVNCFLDSRAHLTYLLELLANESEPVCTRGLAAVILGECVICNKSIESGKDAFSLVDTVSQKVGLTSYFLKFEEMQKSYHFATASSAQPRKTLSRSTAASMADIEDVDESYSPDGKNEDHPIMSSIFDTLFVTLVKRLEADIREAIIDVYSHPKSKVAVVPAELEQKSGESDAEYIKRLKAFVEKQCNEIQDLLSRNSVLAEDLAKSGGGSHSQTEPRASGALDRVQVEKLRRDLQETSQRLELLKSEKAKTESESSMYQNLAAKMESDLKSLSDAYNSLEQANFLLEKEVKALRSGAGGSSTIPDIEAIKAEAKEEAQKESEAELNDLLVCLGQEQSRVERLSARLLELGEDVDQLLEGIGDDAGLADDDDDEDEEEE; translated from the exons ATGAGAACTCCGGTTCAAATGAAGATAG GCTTCCCTGTTCTGATGAGCGTGTTAAAGGAAGAACGTGATGATGTAGAAATG ATCCGAGGTGCTCTAGAAACTCTTGTAAGTGCCTTGACTCCTATTGGCCATGTGAAAGCACAAAAAAATGAGGTTCAACCTGAGTTAATGAACGCGGATTTGCTTTCCAGAGAGGCAGACAGCATTTCACTTCTTCTGAGTTTGTTG GCCGAGGATGATTTTTATGTTCGATATTATACTCTTCAAATCTTGACAGCTCTTCTCACAAACTCTCCTAACAG ATTACAGGAAGCCATTCTCACGATTCCTCGTGGTATAACACGTTTGATGGATATGCTTATGGATCGTGAG GTTATACGAAATGAGGCTTTACTACTTCTTACTTACTTGACCCGGGAAGCTGAG GAAATTCAAAAAATTGTGGTCTTTGAAGGTGCATTTGAGAAACTTTTTAGCATTATTAAAGAGGAAGGGGGTTCAGATGGTGGTGTTGTCGTGCAG GATTGTCTTGAATTGTTAAACAATCTTCTCCGTAGCAATGCATCCAATCAG ATACTGTTGAGGGAGACAATAGGCTTTGATCCCTTATTGTCAATTTTGAAGCTACGAGGAGTTAGTTATAGTTTCACCCAACAAAAG ACAATTAATCTACTCAGCGTGTTAGAAAccgttaatttattaattatgggAGGTTCAGAGGCTGATCCTGGGAAAGAAGCAAACAGGTTGACAAATAAGGCAACCCTTGTTCAG AAAAAAGTATTGGACCATCTTCTAATGTTGGGTGTTGAAAGCCAGTGGgcacctgttgctgttcgatgttCG GCATTAAAATGCATTGGTGATCTTATACGTGGGCATCCTAAAAATCTTGAGGCTCTTGCAAGCAAAACTCTTGGTGAAGGACTGCAAGAACCTGCTCTTAATTCGATTCTTCGGATAATCTTGAGGACTTCCAGTACACAAGAGTTCGTTGCAGCTGATTATGTTTTTAAAAGCTTTTGCGAG GAAAATGCGGATGGTCAAGCAATGTTGGCATCCACATTAATCCCTCAACCATACCCCATGGCTCATGCTCCTATTGAGGAGGATGTAAACATGTCATTTGGAAG CATGCTGCTACGAGGTTTTACTTTGAGTGAAAGTGAGGGAGATCTTGAG ACTTGCTGCAGAGCCGCTAGTGTTCTTTCTTATGTACTCAAGGACAATATCCAGTGCAAGGAAAGG GTTTTAAAAATTGAACTCGAGGCACCCATGCAATCTCTAGGTTCTTCTGAGCCTCTAATGCACCGCATGGTAAAATATTTGGCTCTTGCCTCTTCCATGAAAAACAGAGATGGAAAGTCTAATGGGGCTAGGAATGCATATGTTCAACCTATTATTTTGAAATTGCTAGTCACCTGGCTTGTTGACTGCCCAAGTGCAGTGAACTGTTTTCTAGATTCACGAGCCCACCTTACATATTTGCTCGAGTTGTTGGCAAATGAATCTGAACCAGTGTGCACAAGGGGGTTGGCTGCTGTTATATTGGGAGAATGTGTGATTTGCAATAAATCAATTGAGAGTGGTAAAGATGCTTTTTCACTAGTTGATACAGTAAGCCAGAAAGTTGGACTTACATCATACTTTCTGAAGTTTGAAGAGATGCAAAAAAGCTACCATTTTGCTACCGCAAGCTCCGCCCAGCCGCGTAAAACACTGAGTAGATCTACTGCCGCTAGTATGGCAGACATTGAAGATGTTGATGAGAGTTACTCGCCTGATGGGAAAAATGAAGATCATCCCATAATGTCATCAATATTTGACACCCTTTTCGTGACCCTGGTTAAGAGACTGGAGGCAGATATTAGGGAAGCAATTATAGATGTTTACAGTCATCCGAAGAGCAAGGTGGCTGTAGTGCCTGCTGAATTGGAACAGAAGAGTGGGGAAAGCGATGCAGAGTACATCAAAAGGCTGAAAGCATTTGTGGAGAAGCAATGCAATGAGATACAG GATCTTCTTAGCCGGAATTCTGTTTTGGCGGAGGACCTGGCGAAGTCTGGAGGGGGAAGTCACTCCCAAACTGAGCCTAGAGCGAGTGGAGCCTTAGACAGGGTCCAAGTAGAGAAACTTAGACGAGATCTTCAAGAAACATCTCAACGGTTGGAGTTGCTCAAATCGGAAAAAGCCAAGACTGAGTCAGAGTCATCCATGTACCAGAATTTAGCTGCCAAGATGGAATCTGATCTGAAGAGCCTATCAGATGCTTACAATAGTCTTGAGCAGGCAAATTTCCTTTTGGAAAAAGAGGTGAAAGCATTAAGAAgcggagcaggagggtcttcaaCGATTCCAGATATCGAGGCAATAAAGGCCGAAGCAAAGGAAGAAGCTCAAAAGGAGAGTGAAGCAGAGCTCAACGATTTGCTGGTGTGCCTTGGGCAAGAACAGAGTAGAGTGGAGAGACTAAGTGCAAGGCTATTGGAGTTGGGAGAGGATGTGGACCAACTGCTTGAAGGTATCGGCGATGATGCTGGACTTGCAGACGATGATGACGATGAAGATGAGGAAGAAGAATGA
- the LOC133817205 gene encoding golgin candidate 6 isoform X3, which yields MDMLMDREVIRNEALLLLTYLTREAEEIQKIVVFEGAFEKLFSIIKEEGGSDGGVVVQGVEDYHEIVELVGEWSFKKGVVGLVFGNENSGSNEDSYVERLLDRISNGKLAEDRRNALVELQSVVAENRAAQLAFGAMGFPVLMSVLKEERDDVEMIRGALETLVSALTPIGHVKAQKNEVQPELMNADLLSREADSISLLLSLLAEDDFYVRYYTLQILTALLTNSPNRLQEAILTIPRGITRLMDMLMDREVIRNEALLLLTYLTREAEEIQKIVVFEGAFEKLFSIIKEEGGSDGGVVVQDCLELLNNLLRSNASNQILLRETIGFDPLLSILKLRGVSYSFTQQKTINLLSVLETVNLLIMGGSEADPGKEANRLTNKATLVQKKVLDHLLMLGVESQWAPVAVRCSALKCIGDLIRGHPKNLEALASKTLGEGLQEPALNSILRIILRTSSTQEFVAADYVFKSFCEENADGQAMLASTLIPQPYPMAHAPIEEDVNMSFGSMLLRGFTLSESEGDLETCCRAASVLSYVLKDNIQCKERVLKIELEAPMQSLGSSEPLMHRMVKYLALASSMKNRDGKSNGARNAYVQPIILKLLVTWLVDCPSAVNCFLDSRAHLTYLLELLANESEPVCTRGLAAVILGECVICNKSIESGKDAFSLVDTVSQKVGLTSYFLKFEEMQKSYHFATASSAQPRKTLSRSTAASMADIEDVDESYSPDGKNEDHPIMSSIFDTLFVTLVKRLEADIREAIIDVYSHPKSKVAVVPAELEQKSGESDAEYIKRLKAFVEKQCNEIQDLLSRNSVLAEDLAKSGGGSHSQTEPRASGALDRVQVEKLRRDLQETSQRLELLKSEKAKTESESSMYQNLAAKMESDLKSLSDAYNSLEQANFLLEKEVKALRSGAGGSSTIPDIEAIKAEAKEEAQKESEAELNDLLVCLGQEQSRVERLSARLLELGEDVDQLLEGIGDDAGLADDDDDEDEEEE from the exons CTATGTTGAACGATTGCTTGACCGAATAAGCAATGGTAAGCTGGCAGAGGACAGGAGGAACGCTTTGGTTGAGCTTCAGTCTGTTGTGGCAGAAAATCGTGCTGCACAATTGGCATTTGGTGCAATGG GCTTCCCTGTTCTGATGAGCGTGTTAAAGGAAGAACGTGATGATGTAGAAATG ATCCGAGGTGCTCTAGAAACTCTTGTAAGTGCCTTGACTCCTATTGGCCATGTGAAAGCACAAAAAAATGAGGTTCAACCTGAGTTAATGAACGCGGATTTGCTTTCCAGAGAGGCAGACAGCATTTCACTTCTTCTGAGTTTGTTG GCCGAGGATGATTTTTATGTTCGATATTATACTCTTCAAATCTTGACAGCTCTTCTCACAAACTCTCCTAACAG ATTACAGGAAGCCATTCTCACGATTCCTCGTGGTATAACACGTTTGATGGATATGCTTATGGATCGTGAG GTTATACGAAATGAGGCTTTACTACTTCTTACTTACTTGACCCGGGAAGCTGAG GAAATTCAAAAAATTGTGGTCTTTGAAGGTGCATTTGAGAAACTTTTTAGCATTATTAAAGAGGAAGGGGGTTCAGATGGTGGTGTTGTCGTGCAG GATTGTCTTGAATTGTTAAACAATCTTCTCCGTAGCAATGCATCCAATCAG ATACTGTTGAGGGAGACAATAGGCTTTGATCCCTTATTGTCAATTTTGAAGCTACGAGGAGTTAGTTATAGTTTCACCCAACAAAAG ACAATTAATCTACTCAGCGTGTTAGAAAccgttaatttattaattatgggAGGTTCAGAGGCTGATCCTGGGAAAGAAGCAAACAGGTTGACAAATAAGGCAACCCTTGTTCAG AAAAAAGTATTGGACCATCTTCTAATGTTGGGTGTTGAAAGCCAGTGGgcacctgttgctgttcgatgttCG GCATTAAAATGCATTGGTGATCTTATACGTGGGCATCCTAAAAATCTTGAGGCTCTTGCAAGCAAAACTCTTGGTGAAGGACTGCAAGAACCTGCTCTTAATTCGATTCTTCGGATAATCTTGAGGACTTCCAGTACACAAGAGTTCGTTGCAGCTGATTATGTTTTTAAAAGCTTTTGCGAG GAAAATGCGGATGGTCAAGCAATGTTGGCATCCACATTAATCCCTCAACCATACCCCATGGCTCATGCTCCTATTGAGGAGGATGTAAACATGTCATTTGGAAG CATGCTGCTACGAGGTTTTACTTTGAGTGAAAGTGAGGGAGATCTTGAG ACTTGCTGCAGAGCCGCTAGTGTTCTTTCTTATGTACTCAAGGACAATATCCAGTGCAAGGAAAGG GTTTTAAAAATTGAACTCGAGGCACCCATGCAATCTCTAGGTTCTTCTGAGCCTCTAATGCACCGCATGGTAAAATATTTGGCTCTTGCCTCTTCCATGAAAAACAGAGATGGAAAGTCTAATGGGGCTAGGAATGCATATGTTCAACCTATTATTTTGAAATTGCTAGTCACCTGGCTTGTTGACTGCCCAAGTGCAGTGAACTGTTTTCTAGATTCACGAGCCCACCTTACATATTTGCTCGAGTTGTTGGCAAATGAATCTGAACCAGTGTGCACAAGGGGGTTGGCTGCTGTTATATTGGGAGAATGTGTGATTTGCAATAAATCAATTGAGAGTGGTAAAGATGCTTTTTCACTAGTTGATACAGTAAGCCAGAAAGTTGGACTTACATCATACTTTCTGAAGTTTGAAGAGATGCAAAAAAGCTACCATTTTGCTACCGCAAGCTCCGCCCAGCCGCGTAAAACACTGAGTAGATCTACTGCCGCTAGTATGGCAGACATTGAAGATGTTGATGAGAGTTACTCGCCTGATGGGAAAAATGAAGATCATCCCATAATGTCATCAATATTTGACACCCTTTTCGTGACCCTGGTTAAGAGACTGGAGGCAGATATTAGGGAAGCAATTATAGATGTTTACAGTCATCCGAAGAGCAAGGTGGCTGTAGTGCCTGCTGAATTGGAACAGAAGAGTGGGGAAAGCGATGCAGAGTACATCAAAAGGCTGAAAGCATTTGTGGAGAAGCAATGCAATGAGATACAG GATCTTCTTAGCCGGAATTCTGTTTTGGCGGAGGACCTGGCGAAGTCTGGAGGGGGAAGTCACTCCCAAACTGAGCCTAGAGCGAGTGGAGCCTTAGACAGGGTCCAAGTAGAGAAACTTAGACGAGATCTTCAAGAAACATCTCAACGGTTGGAGTTGCTCAAATCGGAAAAAGCCAAGACTGAGTCAGAGTCATCCATGTACCAGAATTTAGCTGCCAAGATGGAATCTGATCTGAAGAGCCTATCAGATGCTTACAATAGTCTTGAGCAGGCAAATTTCCTTTTGGAAAAAGAGGTGAAAGCATTAAGAAgcggagcaggagggtcttcaaCGATTCCAGATATCGAGGCAATAAAGGCCGAAGCAAAGGAAGAAGCTCAAAAGGAGAGTGAAGCAGAGCTCAACGATTTGCTGGTGTGCCTTGGGCAAGAACAGAGTAGAGTGGAGAGACTAAGTGCAAGGCTATTGGAGTTGGGAGAGGATGTGGACCAACTGCTTGAAGGTATCGGCGATGATGCTGGACTTGCAGACGATGATGACGATGAAGATGAGGAAGAAGAATGA
- the LOC133817205 gene encoding golgin candidate 6 isoform X6 → MDLVSGYKGVVGLVFGNENSGSNEDSYVERLLDRISNGKLAEDRRNALVELQSVVAENRAAQLAFGAMGFPVLMSVLKEERDDVEMIRGALETLVSALTPIGHVKAQKNEVQPELMNADLLSREADSISLLLSLLAEDDFYVRYYTLQILTALLTNSPNRLQEAILTIPRGITRLMDMLMDREVIRNEALLLLTYLTREAEEIQKIVVFEGAFEKLFSIIKEEGGSDGGVVVQDCLELLNNLLRSNASNQILLRETIGFDPLLSILKLRGVSYSFTQQKTINLLSVLETVNLLIMGGSEADPGKEANRLTNKATLVQKKVLDHLLMLGVESQWAPVAVRCSALKCIGDLIRGHPKNLEALASKTLGEGLQEPALNSILRIILRTSSTQEFVAADYVFKSFCEENADGQAMLASTLIPQPYPMAHAPIEEDVNMSFGSMLLRGFTLSESEGDLETCCRAASVLSYVLKDNIQCKERVLKIELEAPMQSLGSSEPLMHRMVKYLALASSMKNRDGKSNGARNAYVQPIILKLLVTWLVDCPSAVNCFLDSRAHLTYLLELLANESEPVCTRGLAAVILGECVICNKSIESGKDAFSLVDTVSQKVGLTSYFLKFEEMQKSYHFATASSAQPRKTLSRSTAASMADIEDVDESYSPDGKNEDHPIMSSIFDTLFVTLVKRLEADIREAIIDVYSHPKSKVAVVPAELEQKSGESDAEYIKRLKAFVEKQCNEIQDLLSRNSVLAEDLAKSGGGSHSQTEPRASGALDRVQVEKLRRDLQETSQRLELLKSEKAKTESESSMYQNLAAKMESDLKSLSDAYNSLEQANFLLEKEVKALRSGAGGSSTIPDIEAIKAEAKEEAQKESEAELNDLLVCLGQEQSRVERLSARLLELGEDVDQLLEGIGDDAGLADDDDDEDEEEE, encoded by the exons CTATGTTGAACGATTGCTTGACCGAATAAGCAATGGTAAGCTGGCAGAGGACAGGAGGAACGCTTTGGTTGAGCTTCAGTCTGTTGTGGCAGAAAATCGTGCTGCACAATTGGCATTTGGTGCAATGG GCTTCCCTGTTCTGATGAGCGTGTTAAAGGAAGAACGTGATGATGTAGAAATG ATCCGAGGTGCTCTAGAAACTCTTGTAAGTGCCTTGACTCCTATTGGCCATGTGAAAGCACAAAAAAATGAGGTTCAACCTGAGTTAATGAACGCGGATTTGCTTTCCAGAGAGGCAGACAGCATTTCACTTCTTCTGAGTTTGTTG GCCGAGGATGATTTTTATGTTCGATATTATACTCTTCAAATCTTGACAGCTCTTCTCACAAACTCTCCTAACAG ATTACAGGAAGCCATTCTCACGATTCCTCGTGGTATAACACGTTTGATGGATATGCTTATGGATCGTGAG GTTATACGAAATGAGGCTTTACTACTTCTTACTTACTTGACCCGGGAAGCTGAG GAAATTCAAAAAATTGTGGTCTTTGAAGGTGCATTTGAGAAACTTTTTAGCATTATTAAAGAGGAAGGGGGTTCAGATGGTGGTGTTGTCGTGCAG GATTGTCTTGAATTGTTAAACAATCTTCTCCGTAGCAATGCATCCAATCAG ATACTGTTGAGGGAGACAATAGGCTTTGATCCCTTATTGTCAATTTTGAAGCTACGAGGAGTTAGTTATAGTTTCACCCAACAAAAG ACAATTAATCTACTCAGCGTGTTAGAAAccgttaatttattaattatgggAGGTTCAGAGGCTGATCCTGGGAAAGAAGCAAACAGGTTGACAAATAAGGCAACCCTTGTTCAG AAAAAAGTATTGGACCATCTTCTAATGTTGGGTGTTGAAAGCCAGTGGgcacctgttgctgttcgatgttCG GCATTAAAATGCATTGGTGATCTTATACGTGGGCATCCTAAAAATCTTGAGGCTCTTGCAAGCAAAACTCTTGGTGAAGGACTGCAAGAACCTGCTCTTAATTCGATTCTTCGGATAATCTTGAGGACTTCCAGTACACAAGAGTTCGTTGCAGCTGATTATGTTTTTAAAAGCTTTTGCGAG GAAAATGCGGATGGTCAAGCAATGTTGGCATCCACATTAATCCCTCAACCATACCCCATGGCTCATGCTCCTATTGAGGAGGATGTAAACATGTCATTTGGAAG CATGCTGCTACGAGGTTTTACTTTGAGTGAAAGTGAGGGAGATCTTGAG ACTTGCTGCAGAGCCGCTAGTGTTCTTTCTTATGTACTCAAGGACAATATCCAGTGCAAGGAAAGG GTTTTAAAAATTGAACTCGAGGCACCCATGCAATCTCTAGGTTCTTCTGAGCCTCTAATGCACCGCATGGTAAAATATTTGGCTCTTGCCTCTTCCATGAAAAACAGAGATGGAAAGTCTAATGGGGCTAGGAATGCATATGTTCAACCTATTATTTTGAAATTGCTAGTCACCTGGCTTGTTGACTGCCCAAGTGCAGTGAACTGTTTTCTAGATTCACGAGCCCACCTTACATATTTGCTCGAGTTGTTGGCAAATGAATCTGAACCAGTGTGCACAAGGGGGTTGGCTGCTGTTATATTGGGAGAATGTGTGATTTGCAATAAATCAATTGAGAGTGGTAAAGATGCTTTTTCACTAGTTGATACAGTAAGCCAGAAAGTTGGACTTACATCATACTTTCTGAAGTTTGAAGAGATGCAAAAAAGCTACCATTTTGCTACCGCAAGCTCCGCCCAGCCGCGTAAAACACTGAGTAGATCTACTGCCGCTAGTATGGCAGACATTGAAGATGTTGATGAGAGTTACTCGCCTGATGGGAAAAATGAAGATCATCCCATAATGTCATCAATATTTGACACCCTTTTCGTGACCCTGGTTAAGAGACTGGAGGCAGATATTAGGGAAGCAATTATAGATGTTTACAGTCATCCGAAGAGCAAGGTGGCTGTAGTGCCTGCTGAATTGGAACAGAAGAGTGGGGAAAGCGATGCAGAGTACATCAAAAGGCTGAAAGCATTTGTGGAGAAGCAATGCAATGAGATACAG GATCTTCTTAGCCGGAATTCTGTTTTGGCGGAGGACCTGGCGAAGTCTGGAGGGGGAAGTCACTCCCAAACTGAGCCTAGAGCGAGTGGAGCCTTAGACAGGGTCCAAGTAGAGAAACTTAGACGAGATCTTCAAGAAACATCTCAACGGTTGGAGTTGCTCAAATCGGAAAAAGCCAAGACTGAGTCAGAGTCATCCATGTACCAGAATTTAGCTGCCAAGATGGAATCTGATCTGAAGAGCCTATCAGATGCTTACAATAGTCTTGAGCAGGCAAATTTCCTTTTGGAAAAAGAGGTGAAAGCATTAAGAAgcggagcaggagggtcttcaaCGATTCCAGATATCGAGGCAATAAAGGCCGAAGCAAAGGAAGAAGCTCAAAAGGAGAGTGAAGCAGAGCTCAACGATTTGCTGGTGTGCCTTGGGCAAGAACAGAGTAGAGTGGAGAGACTAAGTGCAAGGCTATTGGAGTTGGGAGAGGATGTGGACCAACTGCTTGAAGGTATCGGCGATGATGCTGGACTTGCAGACGATGATGACGATGAAGATGAGGAAGAAGAATGA